A window from Candidatus Nitrospira neomarina encodes these proteins:
- a CDS encoding SDR family oxidoreductase — MSGATSWGENDWALILGVSSGFGEAAAMELANLGLNICGVHLDRKSTQANAERIASQIRSLGREVLFFNVNAADPERRVDILKALKQRGEESGKPVCVRVLLHSLAFGTLKPYIAESHAEAINKAQMDMTLDVMANSLVYWTQDLVAQKFLGTGSRIFSMTSAGGARVWRTYGAVSAAKSALESHTRQLALELAPLGITVNSLMAGVTDTPALRKIPGSDEMLTLAKRKNPSNRLTTTQDVADALGLLSHPKAHWITGNVICVDGGEFIVD, encoded by the coding sequence ATGTCTGGAGCGACCTCATGGGGTGAAAATGATTGGGCGCTGATTCTAGGAGTCTCTAGTGGTTTTGGAGAGGCGGCAGCTATGGAGCTGGCCAATTTAGGGTTGAATATCTGTGGTGTGCATCTTGATCGAAAATCAACACAAGCAAATGCGGAGCGCATTGCCTCGCAGATTCGTTCACTCGGCCGAGAGGTCCTGTTTTTTAATGTCAATGCGGCCGATCCCGAAAGGCGCGTCGACATTCTGAAAGCACTGAAGCAACGGGGGGAAGAATCCGGGAAGCCAGTCTGTGTCAGGGTGTTGTTACATTCGTTAGCTTTTGGGACCCTGAAGCCGTATATTGCGGAATCCCATGCAGAGGCCATTAATAAAGCACAGATGGATATGACGTTGGATGTCATGGCTAATAGTCTGGTGTATTGGACACAGGATTTAGTGGCACAAAAATTTTTAGGAACAGGGAGTCGCATCTTCTCCATGACCAGCGCCGGAGGCGCACGAGTCTGGCGAACCTATGGGGCGGTTTCCGCTGCAAAGTCGGCCCTGGAATCTCATACGAGGCAATTAGCCCTGGAACTGGCTCCTCTGGGTATCACCGTCAACTCGCTGATGGCAGGTGTCACCGATACGCCGGCTTTGCGTAAAATACCCGGTTCTGATGAAATGCTGACCTTAGCCAAACGAAAAAATCCGTCAAACCGGCTGACTACGACCCAAGATGTCGCCGATGCGTTAGGCCTGTTAAGTCATCCAAAAGCTCATTGGATCACTGGAAATGTGATTTGTGTTGATGGTGGAGAGTTTATTGTTGACTAG
- a CDS encoding YceD family protein yields the protein MSITINLLDVPPTGLQIHHEVRPSDLLFSHDEGNPIGNLICHGDLFLTGERSAHFQGKISGRMARECVRCLDQFEEDLSLSCEVEFKKAVKAVNVVVPHRDKGKGTKGRDKSVDESATEEDVYPITGNEIDLLPAIREQVILATPLQALCNENCLGLCQVCGSNLNDGICGCCTPVTSSAPLPIQQTISKTNPSKRSSISGRRGS from the coding sequence ATGTCTATAACCATCAATCTACTTGATGTTCCCCCCACAGGGCTTCAAATTCATCATGAGGTGAGGCCCTCGGATTTATTGTTCTCCCATGATGAGGGAAACCCTATTGGGAACTTAATTTGTCATGGAGATCTATTTCTGACCGGGGAGCGGTCAGCGCATTTTCAAGGGAAAATATCCGGAAGAATGGCCAGGGAATGTGTACGTTGCCTGGATCAATTTGAGGAAGATTTATCCCTATCGTGTGAGGTGGAATTTAAAAAGGCCGTGAAAGCAGTCAATGTGGTTGTGCCCCACAGGGATAAAGGAAAAGGGACAAAGGGGCGTGACAAATCCGTCGATGAGAGTGCGACAGAGGAAGATGTATACCCTATTACAGGAAATGAAATCGACCTTCTTCCGGCTATTCGAGAGCAGGTCATTCTTGCTACTCCCCTACAAGCTTTATGCAATGAAAACTGCCTCGGGTTGTGCCAAGTATGTGGGAGCAATTTAAATGATGGCATATGTGGGTGTTGTACTCCAGTGACAAGCTCAGCACCACTGCCAATTCAGCAAACAATATCAAAAACAAATCCATCAAAGCGCTCCTCTATTTCTGGTCGAAGAGGATCGTGA
- the fabG gene encoding 3-oxoacyl-[acyl-carrier-protein] reductase — MLREKIAVVTGGAQGIGQAIATTLAKEGADVVVADLDAERCQETVGLVQQVGRKALAVSVNVGEWEQAKGMMERVLKEWGRVDILVNNAGITRDGLLMRMKEEDWLAVLQVNLTGTFFCAKAVLPSMSKQRSGRIVNIASIVGAIGNMGQANYAASKAGVIGLTKTIAREYASRNITVNAVAPGFIDTAMTQHLSPEIKEGLLNQIALKRLGQPSDVADAVCFLSSEKAGYITGHVLHVNGGMHMAS, encoded by the coding sequence TTGTTAAGGGAAAAAATTGCAGTAGTGACGGGTGGTGCCCAAGGAATCGGGCAGGCGATTGCGACCACCTTGGCCAAGGAAGGTGCAGATGTGGTAGTGGCCGATCTTGATGCCGAACGTTGTCAAGAAACCGTGGGTCTTGTCCAGCAAGTGGGTCGCAAAGCGTTGGCGGTGTCAGTCAATGTTGGCGAATGGGAACAGGCCAAGGGAATGATGGAACGCGTCCTCAAAGAATGGGGGCGAGTGGATATCTTGGTCAATAACGCAGGTATTACGCGAGATGGCTTGCTGATGCGGATGAAAGAAGAGGATTGGCTTGCCGTCCTCCAGGTCAATTTGACCGGCACGTTTTTCTGTGCAAAGGCCGTTCTGCCTTCCATGAGCAAGCAGCGAAGTGGTCGTATTGTCAATATTGCTTCTATTGTCGGAGCGATCGGAAACATGGGCCAGGCTAACTATGCAGCGTCAAAAGCGGGTGTGATTGGTCTTACCAAAACAATTGCACGGGAATATGCCAGTCGAAATATTACCGTCAATGCCGTGGCTCCGGGATTTATTGATACCGCGATGACACAACATCTTTCGCCAGAAATTAAAGAGGGATTACTGAATCAAATTGCGTTAAAGCGGTTAGGGCAACCTTCGGATGTTGCCGATGCAGTGTGTTTTCTGAGTTCAGAGAAGGCCGGATATATTACCGGGCATGTGTTACATGTGAATGGCGGGATGCATATGGCGTCCTAG
- the rpmF gene encoding 50S ribosomal protein L32 produces MANPKHKISKARRDKRRSHLKLTPPNLSTCPQCHELKPSHTTCLNCGTYKGIAIISVEEG; encoded by the coding sequence ATGGCAAATCCTAAACACAAAATTTCTAAAGCCCGAAGAGATAAGCGGCGATCTCATCTCAAGCTCACCCCGCCAAATTTGTCTACGTGTCCTCAATGTCATGAGCTCAAGCCATCTCATACCACATGTTTAAATTGTGGAACCTATAAGGGCATCGCCATTATTTCGGTTGAAGAGGGATAA
- the fabD gene encoding ACP S-malonyltransferase: MKPVFGFLFPGQGSQSVGMGKTLFERSPAVQALYKEAADILGYDIDALCFEGPSEQLNRTEYTQPALLVTSLAAFQLLRDGPLLPAAVAGHSLGEYTALVAAGALNFGEAVSLVQKRARYMAEAVTPGSGLVAAILGLSEKDVRSVCQEAGSMGIVAPANFNSPGQTVIAGEKAAVEHAAELAKTRGAKRVMPLPVSVPVHTPLMQVAADRLKKDIDSLKWSALKVPLVNNVEAKALLSAEEVRESLVRQLPSPVRWQETIQAMALMGITDFVEIGPGKVLTGLVKRIVPEATTWNVMDQESYAHVLSHCA; the protein is encoded by the coding sequence ATGAAGCCAGTCTTTGGTTTTCTGTTTCCTGGGCAAGGCTCTCAGTCTGTTGGCATGGGCAAGACTCTTTTTGAGAGGAGTCCTGCGGTTCAGGCCCTCTATAAGGAAGCCGCGGATATTTTGGGGTATGATATTGACGCATTGTGTTTTGAGGGGCCGTCAGAACAACTCAATCGAACCGAATATACGCAGCCGGCATTGCTGGTGACCAGTCTCGCCGCATTTCAACTGCTCCGTGATGGGCCCCTTCTTCCCGCTGCGGTTGCCGGTCATAGCTTGGGCGAATATACCGCCTTAGTGGCGGCTGGCGCGCTGAATTTTGGAGAAGCGGTAAGTCTGGTGCAGAAGCGCGCGCGTTATATGGCCGAGGCCGTGACTCCTGGAAGCGGGCTAGTGGCCGCGATTTTAGGCCTTTCGGAAAAGGATGTTCGAAGTGTCTGTCAAGAAGCAGGATCTATGGGCATTGTGGCTCCCGCCAATTTCAATTCTCCAGGCCAAACAGTCATTGCCGGAGAGAAAGCCGCAGTGGAGCATGCAGCAGAATTGGCTAAGACGCGTGGAGCAAAGCGGGTCATGCCGCTTCCGGTCAGTGTCCCGGTTCATACTCCATTGATGCAGGTTGCTGCTGACAGGCTGAAAAAAGATATTGATTCTCTGAAGTGGTCTGCCTTAAAGGTACCGTTGGTGAATAATGTGGAAGCGAAAGCCTTGTTGTCAGCGGAGGAGGTTCGTGAGTCACTTGTTCGACAATTACCTTCTCCGGTGCGGTGGCAGGAAACCATCCAGGCCATGGCGCTGATGGGCATCACAGATTTTGTGGAAATCGGTCCAGGGAAAGTTTTGACGGGATTAGTGAAGCGCATTGTTCCAGAAGCTACCACATGGAATGTGATGGATCAGGAATCCTACGCTCACGTCCTGTCTCACTGCGCCTAA
- the fabF gene encoding beta-ketoacyl-ACP synthase II produces the protein MTEWRPRRVVVTGLGLVTPLDIGVSNTWDKLCKGQSGIGPITRFDASQYSVQIAGEVKNFDPSTFIEKKEIKKMDTFIHFALAASQEAVDDAKLVVNPDEADRVGVYIGAGIGGLPAIEHYHKVLLERGPDRVSPFFIPMVIINLASGQVAIRFGAKGPNACTVTACATGNHCIGDGFRLIQRGEADVMLVGGAESTICPTAVAGFSAAKALSRRNEEPERASRPFDKDRDGFVIGEGAGVLILEELEHAKSRGARIYAEVIGYAMNSDAFHITAPPDDGAGAVTCMKRAIQDAGIAKESVGYINAHATSTFADRIETQVIKHVFGDRAYSIPVGSTKSMTGHLLGAAGGIEAIFSILAMHHGIIPPTINLETPDPECDLDYIPIHARSCAVDVAISNAFGFGGVNACLVFRRWKGE, from the coding sequence ATGACTGAATGGAGACCACGACGAGTGGTTGTGACAGGATTGGGATTGGTTACGCCGTTGGATATTGGTGTATCCAACACATGGGACAAATTATGCAAAGGCCAGTCCGGAATCGGACCCATTACCCGATTTGATGCCAGTCAGTATTCGGTGCAGATTGCGGGGGAGGTCAAGAACTTTGATCCCTCGACGTTTATTGAGAAAAAAGAAATCAAAAAGATGGATACCTTTATCCATTTTGCGCTTGCCGCCAGTCAGGAGGCGGTGGATGATGCCAAGCTTGTCGTGAACCCGGATGAGGCGGACCGTGTTGGGGTCTATATTGGAGCAGGCATTGGCGGTCTTCCGGCCATTGAACATTATCATAAGGTGTTGCTGGAACGTGGCCCCGACCGGGTTTCCCCATTTTTTATTCCGATGGTCATTATTAATTTGGCCTCCGGGCAGGTGGCGATCCGTTTTGGTGCTAAGGGTCCAAATGCCTGTACGGTCACGGCCTGTGCCACAGGGAATCATTGTATTGGAGACGGGTTTCGACTGATTCAGCGGGGAGAGGCCGATGTAATGCTGGTAGGAGGAGCGGAATCGACCATTTGCCCTACAGCGGTTGCTGGATTTTCCGCAGCGAAGGCGTTGTCCCGGAGAAATGAGGAACCGGAACGGGCCAGTCGGCCTTTTGATAAAGATCGTGACGGGTTTGTCATTGGCGAAGGTGCCGGTGTGTTGATCCTGGAGGAATTGGAGCACGCCAAATCTCGAGGCGCGCGCATTTATGCCGAGGTGATCGGCTATGCCATGAATAGCGATGCCTTTCATATTACCGCTCCACCGGATGATGGGGCCGGTGCGGTGACCTGTATGAAGCGTGCGATTCAGGATGCGGGAATCGCCAAAGAATCTGTGGGATATATTAATGCTCATGCCACATCCACGTTCGCCGATCGGATTGAGACGCAGGTCATCAAACACGTCTTTGGGGACCGGGCCTATTCCATTCCTGTGGGTTCTACCAAGTCCATGACCGGTCATCTATTGGGGGCTGCCGGGGGAATTGAAGCGATCTTTTCTATTTTGGCTATGCATCATGGCATCATTCCTCCGACGATCAATTTGGAGACGCCAGATCCCGAATGCGACTTGGATTATATTCCTATTCATGCCAGATCCTGTGCCGTCGATGTAGCCATATCCAATGCCTTTGGATTTGGTGGGGTTAATGCCTGTTTGGTATTCCGGCGATGGAAGGGCGAATAG
- a CDS encoding peptidylprolyl isomerase has protein sequence MVTAGGSPVPNEAAAEEPSKTETKAPHVLIKTKFGEMEAVLFPDLAPKHVESFLKLAKSGFYNGTIFHRVIPGFMIQGGDPLTKDPANRSRYGTGGPGYTVPAEFNRIIHEKGILSAARTADPNSAGSQFFIMADKAPHLDGQYTVFGEVVKGLDVIDTIVSQPRDLKDNPLERIEMTIDLIQ, from the coding sequence ATTGTCACTGCCGGTGGTTCTCCTGTCCCAAACGAGGCGGCAGCGGAAGAACCATCGAAGACTGAGACCAAGGCACCTCACGTTCTGATTAAAACGAAGTTTGGAGAAATGGAAGCCGTGTTATTTCCGGACTTAGCTCCCAAGCATGTTGAAAGTTTTCTCAAATTAGCTAAGTCAGGGTTTTATAATGGAACCATTTTTCATCGGGTCATTCCTGGATTTATGATTCAAGGTGGAGATCCTTTGACCAAAGATCCAGCCAATCGAAGCCGATACGGAACCGGGGGCCCTGGCTATACGGTTCCAGCAGAATTTAATCGGATTATTCACGAAAAAGGCATTCTTTCCGCAGCCCGCACGGCAGATCCCAATAGCGCGGGATCGCAGTTTTTCATCATGGCGGATAAGGCTCCCCATTTGGATGGCCAGTACACCGTGTTTGGCGAGGTGGTGAAAGGTCTTGATGTCATCGATACGATCGTGAGCCAGCCCCGCGATCTGAAGGATAATCCTCTCGAGCGAATTGAAATGACGATAGACCTGATTCAGTAA
- the rpsF gene encoding 30S ribosomal protein S6, translated as MKLYESLCILRPVQAETENERVIEKMKEVLSQAGANILKLDNSGKKKLAYDIQHERKGTYITVQFEGPPTVVFELERFQRMEDQVMKFMTVRLNPSDLVAVGEASVEEAEDGGIQ; from the coding sequence ATGAAACTGTATGAATCACTGTGTATTCTTCGTCCCGTTCAAGCAGAAACAGAAAACGAGCGAGTGATTGAAAAAATGAAGGAAGTCCTGAGTCAGGCTGGAGCGAATATTTTAAAGTTGGATAATAGCGGGAAAAAGAAACTGGCCTACGATATTCAACATGAGCGAAAGGGGACCTATATTACGGTTCAATTTGAAGGGCCCCCTACGGTCGTCTTTGAGTTGGAGCGCTTTCAGCGTATGGAAGACCAGGTGATGAAATTCATGACGGTGCGGCTGAACCCAAGTGATTTGGTAGCGGTAGGTGAAGCAAGTGTGGAGGAAGCAGAAGATGGTGGGATTCAATAA
- the rnc gene encoding ribonuclease III, with translation MAALAFENIQESLEYKFKQQALLCEALTHRSFSQTQPQAVSPHNERLEFLGDAVLGLVVSESLAAMFPDSTEGELSKIKAGLISRSTLSKAASRLNLGQWLRLGRGEEATKGREKISLLANALEAIIGAVYLDGGLDDARAFIQKVLTMEFSSLQNNPVSSVGWDGKSRLQEWTHKQFGASPQYRLARESGPDHQKVFVVTVEIQGKIMGQGEGRTKKEAEQAAAAQAMEQAGLDVSDEPDHLIKKSTD, from the coding sequence GTGGCTGCTCTTGCCTTTGAAAACATTCAGGAATCGTTGGAGTATAAATTTAAGCAGCAAGCCCTGCTATGTGAGGCGCTCACCCACCGTTCATTTTCTCAAACTCAACCCCAGGCGGTGAGTCCCCACAATGAGCGGTTAGAATTTTTAGGAGATGCGGTGTTGGGACTGGTTGTAAGCGAAAGTCTTGCGGCGATGTTCCCGGATTCTACAGAGGGCGAACTTTCCAAGATTAAAGCCGGATTAATTAGCCGATCCACTCTTTCGAAAGCAGCGAGCCGTCTCAATTTGGGGCAGTGGTTACGATTGGGTCGGGGGGAGGAAGCCACCAAGGGCCGAGAAAAAATATCGCTGTTAGCCAATGCCCTTGAAGCGATCATTGGGGCGGTGTATCTTGATGGGGGGTTGGATGACGCGAGAGCTTTTATTCAAAAAGTTTTGACCATGGAATTTTCTTCATTACAGAATAATCCTGTGTCCTCAGTGGGGTGGGATGGGAAAAGCCGTTTGCAAGAATGGACGCATAAACAATTTGGAGCAAGTCCCCAGTATCGACTTGCTCGGGAATCCGGCCCGGATCATCAAAAGGTATTTGTTGTCACGGTGGAAATCCAAGGAAAAATAATGGGTCAGGGAGAGGGTCGGACGAAAAAAGAGGCCGAACAAGCTGCGGCAGCGCAAGCGATGGAACAGGCTGGGCTTGATGTTTCAGACGAGCCCGATCATTTAATCAAGAAATCAACAGATTAG
- a CDS encoding beta-ketoacyl-ACP synthase III has product MNSLILGTGAYVPKRVLTNADLERMVETSDTWIIERTGIRERRVVDPGQACSDLAVEAAQRALIAADVAPSEIDLILLATCTGDSPLPSTACLIQHRLGANRAAACDIAAACCGFIYALAIADAYVKTGMRHVLVIGSEVMSAITDWTDRNTCVLFGDGAGAVVVGQGTEGSGILSTHLHANGGLSDMIQVPGGGSREPASKEVLQEKRCFIKMKGNETFKIAVKSMEEATKEALEANKLAMDDIDLFIPHQANMRILNAVGQRLGLAREKLMINLDRFGNTSAASIPLALDQAVREGRIHKGSVALLAAFGAGLTWASAVVRW; this is encoded by the coding sequence ATGAATAGTCTGATTTTAGGGACAGGGGCTTATGTTCCCAAGCGAGTCTTGACCAATGCAGATTTAGAGCGCATGGTTGAGACCTCGGATACCTGGATAATTGAACGGACAGGTATCAGAGAGCGTCGAGTGGTTGACCCAGGGCAGGCCTGTTCAGACTTAGCTGTTGAGGCGGCTCAGCGCGCATTAATCGCTGCTGATGTGGCCCCATCGGAGATCGACCTGATCCTTTTAGCCACCTGTACAGGTGATTCTCCTCTTCCTTCCACTGCCTGTCTTATCCAACATCGGTTAGGAGCAAATCGGGCCGCGGCGTGTGATATTGCCGCCGCCTGTTGTGGGTTTATTTATGCGTTGGCTATTGCAGATGCCTATGTGAAAACTGGTATGCGGCACGTATTGGTCATTGGCTCCGAAGTCATGTCGGCGATAACCGATTGGACCGATCGCAATACGTGCGTCTTATTCGGCGACGGGGCTGGGGCGGTGGTGGTAGGACAAGGCACTGAAGGTTCCGGGATCCTGTCCACCCATTTGCATGCCAATGGCGGACTCTCTGATATGATTCAGGTGCCTGGAGGCGGATCGCGGGAACCGGCATCCAAAGAGGTTCTTCAAGAAAAACGGTGTTTTATAAAAATGAAGGGCAATGAAACTTTTAAAATTGCCGTTAAATCAATGGAAGAGGCCACCAAAGAGGCCTTAGAGGCCAATAAATTAGCAATGGACGATATCGATCTGTTCATTCCTCATCAGGCCAATATGCGGATATTGAATGCCGTGGGCCAGCGATTGGGGTTGGCTCGAGAAAAATTGATGATAAATTTAGATCGATTTGGTAATACCTCTGCAGCATCGATTCCGTTGGCGCTCGATCAAGCTGTTCGGGAGGGAAGAATTCATAAAGGGAGTGTAGCACTGTTGGCTGCATTTGGTGCAGGTCTTACCTGGGCTTCAGCGGTCGTTCGTTGGTAA
- the plsX gene encoding phosphate acyltransferase PlsX: MKIAVDAMGGDHGLSPNVEGAIQATRESSLSIILVGDEPSLQSHLDKLGGTKAGIEIFHAPQVVDMHESPALIARKKRDSSIWKATELVKNKQADALVSAGNTGATMVSAFFLLGLIQGVERPAIAATLPTRQGKAIMLDVGATVDCTARQLFQFGIMGHEYGRHLLGTDRPRVGLLSIGEEDTKGNEVTKETFKLLKDSPINFIGNVEGRDVYSGNADVIVTDGFIGNVALKISEGLADAIKKMLMKEIAQSALGRLSYLFVAGPLLRLRRKTDYAEFGGAPLLGVEGISMICHGRSSSKAIKNAILRAQALAEGGLIGEIRGDIAQGCM, translated from the coding sequence ATGAAAATAGCCGTGGACGCGATGGGGGGGGATCATGGATTATCTCCCAATGTCGAAGGAGCCATACAGGCTACAAGGGAATCCTCTCTCTCCATTATCCTGGTCGGGGACGAACCGTCTCTCCAATCTCATCTGGACAAACTCGGCGGCACCAAAGCCGGCATTGAGATTTTTCATGCCCCACAGGTTGTGGATATGCATGAATCTCCTGCGCTAATCGCCAGAAAAAAGCGAGATTCTTCTATATGGAAAGCCACAGAATTAGTTAAAAATAAGCAAGCTGACGCATTGGTGAGTGCCGGAAATACTGGTGCGACGATGGTGTCAGCATTTTTTCTTCTGGGATTGATTCAAGGGGTAGAACGACCGGCAATCGCCGCGACATTGCCGACTCGCCAGGGAAAGGCAATCATGCTGGATGTCGGCGCCACTGTTGATTGTACGGCTCGCCAACTTTTCCAGTTTGGGATAATGGGGCATGAATATGGTAGGCATCTCCTGGGAACTGATCGTCCAAGGGTAGGTCTATTGAGTATTGGGGAAGAAGATACCAAGGGGAATGAGGTCACGAAAGAAACCTTTAAATTATTGAAGGATAGCCCTATTAATTTCATTGGTAATGTTGAAGGGCGAGATGTGTATAGTGGGAATGCCGATGTCATTGTGACCGATGGATTTATTGGAAATGTGGCCTTGAAAATTTCTGAAGGGTTGGCGGATGCGATTAAAAAAATGCTGATGAAGGAAATTGCCCAGTCAGCTCTGGGTCGGCTTTCCTATCTATTTGTGGCCGGACCCCTTCTGCGGTTACGGCGAAAAACCGATTATGCCGAATTCGGCGGAGCTCCACTGTTAGGGGTTGAAGGCATCAGTATGATTTGTCATGGTCGTTCCTCCTCGAAGGCGATCAAGAATGCGATTCTTCGAGCCCAGGCTTTGGCGGAAGGTGGCTTGATTGGGGAAATTCGAGGTGACATTGCCCAAGGGTGCATGTGA
- the acpP gene encoding acyl carrier protein: protein MAVEERVKKIIVEQLGVEEDDVVPEAKFVEDLGADSLDTVELVMALEEEFEIEIPDEDAEKIQTVSAAIDFIKEKV, encoded by the coding sequence ATGGCAGTTGAAGAGCGTGTCAAAAAAATTATTGTGGAACAATTAGGTGTTGAAGAAGATGACGTGGTCCCTGAGGCCAAGTTTGTGGAAGATCTTGGAGCTGATTCCTTAGATACGGTGGAATTGGTGATGGCCTTAGAAGAAGAGTTTGAGATCGAAATTCCGGATGAAGATGCAGAAAAAATTCAAACGGTCTCGGCGGCCATCGATTTTATTAAGGAAAAAGTCTGA
- the pth gene encoding aminoacyl-tRNA hydrolase, giving the protein MVVGLGNPGESYKYTRHNLGWMVLEQAADRWSVTWSKQKNGFLGQGEVKGHPVLLLLPLAWMNQAGVAVRSVLQKLSPNSFGLIVVHDDLDLSLGMIKIKTRGGAGGHNGLRSVLSCLETEEFSRVKVGIGRPQNNESLANFVLSPFLSEEWEQVVSILPKAVDVLECLICEGPDIAMNRFHVRSSETGL; this is encoded by the coding sequence GTGGTGGTGGGACTTGGAAATCCAGGAGAGTCCTACAAATACACGCGACACAACCTTGGCTGGATGGTTCTTGAGCAGGCGGCTGATCGTTGGAGTGTGACATGGTCCAAGCAGAAAAATGGGTTTCTCGGTCAAGGTGAAGTTAAGGGCCATCCGGTTTTGCTTCTTCTTCCCCTTGCGTGGATGAACCAAGCTGGGGTTGCGGTTCGGTCTGTTCTTCAGAAGTTGTCTCCCAACTCGTTTGGTCTTATTGTGGTCCACGATGATTTGGACCTGTCTCTGGGAATGATCAAGATCAAAACCAGAGGTGGCGCTGGTGGCCATAATGGTCTGCGTTCTGTTTTGTCCTGCCTGGAAACGGAAGAATTCTCCAGGGTTAAGGTTGGCATAGGGCGCCCACAGAACAACGAAAGCCTGGCAAATTTTGTGCTTTCACCATTTCTATCAGAAGAGTGGGAGCAGGTTGTCTCAATTCTTCCGAAAGCCGTTGATGTATTGGAATGTCTTATTTGTGAAGGTCCGGATATTGCGATGAATCGATTTCATGTGCGGTCCTCTGAGACAGGTTTGTAA
- a CDS encoding single-stranded DNA-binding protein — MVGFNKVILIGNLTRDPELRYTPSGTPVVNFPLAVNRRYRQADDQKEEVCYVDIVVFGRQAEHCGQYLNKGDGAIVDGRLQQRRWETDDGQKRSKHEVVAQTVTFLPKKSSSGTSGAGVSEESSYDPEEYYPDPMP, encoded by the coding sequence ATGGTGGGATTCAATAAAGTCATATTGATTGGAAATCTGACTAGAGATCCCGAGCTTCGGTATACACCCAGCGGCACCCCTGTGGTTAATTTCCCATTAGCGGTCAATCGTCGGTATCGTCAGGCCGATGATCAAAAAGAAGAGGTGTGCTATGTTGATATTGTCGTGTTTGGACGACAGGCTGAACATTGTGGTCAGTACCTCAATAAAGGTGACGGGGCCATCGTTGATGGTCGCCTACAACAACGGCGGTGGGAAACGGACGACGGGCAGAAGAGAAGCAAACATGAAGTCGTTGCTCAAACAGTAACGTTCTTGCCGAAAAAGTCCTCCTCGGGTACCTCTGGGGCAGGAGTGAGTGAGGAGTCTAGCTATGATCCGGAAGAGTATTATCCAGACCCCATGCCCTAA
- the rpsR gene encoding 30S ribosomal protein S18 has protein sequence MFSLGEVSVEKGRLFQRKRVCRFCFDKTPLDYKDANLLRNFLTERGRIIPRRTSGNCLRHQRKLTQAIKRARHVAILSFAEEH, from the coding sequence ATTTTTAGCCTAGGAGAGGTTTCTGTGGAAAAAGGACGATTGTTTCAGCGGAAAAGAGTGTGCCGCTTTTGCTTCGATAAGACGCCATTGGATTACAAGGATGCAAATTTATTGAGGAATTTTCTCACGGAACGTGGACGGATTATTCCTCGTCGAACCTCGGGAAATTGCCTGCGGCATCAAAGAAAATTAACCCAAGCGATTAAGCGTGCCAGGCATGTGGCTATCCTTTCATTTGCAGAAGAACACTGA